From the genome of Nitrospira lenta, one region includes:
- a CDS encoding AAA family ATPase — protein sequence MALATSVHDLRTLIRSCHPLIVIETVEEERVLALLQSVAAQERMPLFEWSITKGLTRADDGPTLSKMTATPLALLQHLNGLTVEAVFWLKDLVPHLQDAAVTRQLREVSAVYGRSRSTCILTGHPIVLPPDLEAMAVRLDLQLPDRTELQSMLHSVLSSLGTRTTPRRPRSTTIAQSILGSLTDTKPADAGLSAQEREAILRALRGLTLHQARQVITQCVVEDGTLSADDVQKILKRKVQAIKDGGLLEYYPLEDNRFELGGFMNLKSWLERAKVGFTAEAKALNLTPPRGIMLVGVPGCGKSLAAKAIAREWQLPLLKLDAGRLFDKFVGESEKNFRKAIETAESLSPIVLWIDEIEKAMAAGGGSGDADAGLSRRLFGAFLTWLQEKKQEVFVIATANNLTLLPPELLRKGRFDEIFFVDLPDDGEREAIWNIHLGLRKQDRTQFDLGKIVSASDGFSGSEIEQAVVAALYRALHQKTPLTTDLLIEELTHTIPLSVTRREDIDRLRETAQGRFVNVR from the coding sequence ATGGCCTTGGCAACCAGCGTCCATGACCTCCGCACCCTGATCCGCTCCTGTCACCCACTGATCGTCATTGAGACGGTGGAGGAAGAGCGCGTGCTGGCCTTGCTGCAATCCGTGGCCGCCCAAGAGCGGATGCCGCTGTTCGAATGGTCCATCACAAAGGGCCTCACCCGCGCCGACGACGGCCCCACACTCAGCAAGATGACGGCGACTCCCCTCGCGCTGCTTCAACACTTGAATGGGCTGACGGTCGAAGCCGTCTTTTGGCTGAAAGATCTTGTCCCCCACCTACAGGACGCGGCCGTCACCCGACAGCTGCGCGAAGTATCGGCGGTCTATGGCCGATCCAGATCCACCTGCATCCTCACCGGCCATCCGATTGTCTTACCGCCGGACCTTGAAGCCATGGCCGTCCGCCTTGACCTCCAATTGCCGGATCGCACCGAACTGCAATCCATGCTCCACAGCGTCCTCTCCTCGCTCGGAACCAGAACCACGCCCCGTCGTCCCCGATCAACGACTATCGCCCAGAGCATTCTTGGATCCCTCACCGACACCAAGCCGGCCGATGCCGGCCTCTCGGCTCAGGAGCGCGAGGCCATCCTTCGCGCACTGCGTGGACTGACGCTGCATCAAGCCAGACAGGTCATTACGCAATGCGTCGTCGAAGACGGCACGCTGTCCGCCGATGATGTGCAGAAGATTTTGAAACGCAAAGTCCAGGCGATCAAAGACGGCGGGCTGCTGGAATACTATCCGCTTGAAGACAACCGCTTTGAGCTGGGCGGATTTATGAATTTGAAGTCCTGGCTGGAGCGCGCGAAGGTCGGATTCACGGCCGAGGCCAAAGCGCTCAACCTGACACCGCCACGGGGCATCATGCTGGTCGGCGTGCCGGGCTGCGGCAAATCGCTCGCGGCCAAAGCCATCGCGCGAGAATGGCAACTCCCGCTGCTCAAACTCGACGCGGGCCGCCTGTTCGACAAGTTCGTCGGGGAATCGGAAAAGAATTTCCGCAAAGCGATCGAGACCGCCGAATCCCTCTCGCCCATTGTGCTCTGGATCGATGAAATCGAAAAGGCCATGGCGGCAGGCGGCGGGAGCGGCGATGCCGACGCGGGCTTGAGCCGCCGGCTCTTCGGCGCGTTTCTCACCTGGCTGCAGGAAAAAAAGCAGGAAGTGTTCGTCATCGCGACCGCGAATAATCTCACGCTGCTGCCGCCGGAACTTCTCCGCAAAGGCCGGTTCGATGAAATCTTCTTCGTCGATCTGCCGGATGACGGCGAACGAGAAGCCATCTGGAACATTCACCTGGGACTCCGCAAGCAAGACCGCACGCAATTCGATCTGGGCAAAATCGTCAGCGCCAGCGACGGCTTCAGCGGCTCGGAGATCGAACAAGCCGTCGTCGCGGCACTCTATCGCGCGCTGCACCAAAAGACGCCGCTCACGACCGATTTACTGATCGAAGAATTGACGCACACTATCCCGCTGTCGGTGACACGCCGGGAAGATATCGATCGACTCAGGGAGACGGCGCAGGGCCGTTTCGTGAATGTCCGCTAA
- a CDS encoding CHAP domain-containing protein, with translation MSANPRRLTLIGATVAILTLVGCANTPVARVPASRFEITPVQKSPSATVTRTGIVHTATKLLGARLIESNGRRVAYDCAGVTRAIYLEHGIDLYTSNTTDRRANGVRLIYNHMRQHGRLHQGPTVQPGDLVFFDNTWDFNGDGRLNDPLTHVGVVERIESDGTVVFISRVAGAVERYRMNLALPHVHKTADGRILNDYIRRKRPTDSEEMGHLAGELFTFYGTRITD, from the coding sequence ATGTCCGCTAACCCGCGACGTCTCACGCTGATTGGCGCCACGGTGGCCATCCTGACACTCGTCGGCTGTGCCAACACACCCGTCGCGCGCGTGCCCGCCTCCCGCTTCGAAATCACGCCGGTCCAGAAGTCGCCTTCCGCCACTGTCACACGAACGGGAATCGTCCACACCGCCACCAAGCTCCTCGGCGCCAGACTGATCGAGAGCAACGGGAGACGCGTGGCCTATGACTGCGCCGGTGTCACCCGCGCCATCTACCTCGAACACGGCATCGATCTGTACACCAGCAACACCACGGATCGACGGGCAAACGGAGTTCGGTTGATCTACAACCACATGCGTCAGCATGGACGACTCCACCAGGGACCGACCGTGCAACCCGGTGATCTCGTCTTCTTCGACAACACCTGGGACTTCAACGGCGACGGCAGATTGAATGATCCGTTGACCCATGTCGGCGTGGTGGAGCGAATCGAATCAGACGGCACCGTGGTCTTTATCAGCCGCGTCGCCGGAGCCGTCGAACGCTACCGCATGAATCTGGCCCTCCCCCACGTGCATAAAACGGCCGACGGACGCATCCTCAACGACTACATCCGCCGAAAACGGCCGACTGATTCAGAAGAGATGGGGCATCTGGCCGGAGAATTGTTTACGTTTTATGGGACGCGCATTACCGATTAA